GGGAGAGCGACTCATCGGCGTTGCCGGGCACGGCGGTCATCGTCGCGCGCTCCAGGTACACCTTCTGGCCGTCGTCCGGGGTCACGGTCGTGACCATCGACACGCTGACCGGTTTGAGAGCGGTCGCCGTCCAGCGATTCATCCCCAGTTCCGACCAGTAATCGACCTGCGCCGCCACCGCCCCGGCGGTCAGCGAACGCTGCGTGGACCCCGTGGACAGGTCGTTGGGCACGGGCTGACGCGGGGCCGAGCCGGTCGTCTCGCTTCCCGTGGGGGTGGGCACTGCGGTGCTCTGCGCCCAGGGCGGCGAGCCGCACCCCGCCATCGCCAGGACACCCGCCCCTGCAGACATCCCCACCAGAAGCCTGATGCCTCGCACACCGAGTCCCATGCGTTCTCCCCCGAGTCCGTTGGCTCAGTGTAGGGCGAGAGAGCGCACGCCCCGTCGGGGGACCTTCCCGCCCTCGCGATGTGCTAGCGGAGACCGCTGACGCGGAGCGCCGTCACCTCAGCCGTGACGAGGATCGGCAGGTGATCGCTCAAGCCCTGCGGGAGCGTCTTGATGTGCGCGATGTCGAAGCCGACGGATGTCGCGAAGTCGTAGTGCCCACGGAAGAAGCGATAGCGCGTGTAGGTGCGCGCATCGCTCAGGGTGAGCTCGTAGCCCTGGTCGCGGACCTTCTGCCCCAGGTTCTCCTTGAAGACCGGGTAGTTGTAGTCCCCGACCATCAGCGCCGGAAGGCCGGGCCCGAGATTCTGCAGCTCCGTGAGCGCCGTCCGGATCTGATGCCGGCGCAGGGAGTTCAGCGCGGTCAGCGGCGCCGCGTGGAACGAGGCGACGATCACGTCGCGACCGGTGTCGATGTCGCGCAGCCGGACCCCCAGCATCCGCTCCTCCGCGGGTTTGAGGACGTAGTCGTGCAGCGACTTCTTGAGCGAGAGCGCCCGCACCTCCTCGGCGCGGAAGGTGTTCTCGCGGTAGTACACGGCCAGGCCGAGCCTGTTGCGCTGGGTCGCCTCGGCCAGGCGCAAACCGCCGACCTGATCGGGGATGTCGCTGGTGTCGCACTCCTGCAGACACAGCACGTCCACCTCGTGCTTCTCGACGAGCGCGGTGAGCTCCCCGGCGGCGCGGTGTTTGTTGAGGTTGTACGAGATGACCTTCATGGCGGTGTCAGCATACGACTGTCGGCGATGGGGCCTCCGAGGGTTGCGTCGCCCTCGGAGGACGGGATCAGGATGCCGGGTCGTCGGCATCCCGCCGATTGCGCGTCTGCTGCGCACGCGCCGCCAGCAGGTCGTCGGCCGGGTAGCCGACCTCGGCGAGGACGAGGCCCCGCGCGGCCAGCACCTTCGTCTCGGGGATCCGCAGGCGGGCATCGCGGATGGCCACCACGTCGTCGATGGCGATGCGTCCCTCCCCCACGGCGACGCACGCACCGACCAGCGCGCGGACCATGCTGTGGCAGAAGGCGTCGGCGCGCACGTTGGCGACCAGAACACCGTCCTCGCCGCGACGCCAGTCGTATTCGAGCAGGGTGCGGATCGTGGTCGCCTCCTCGCGCGCCTTGCAGTAGGCGGCGAAGTCGTGCAGGCCGATGAGGCGCGAGGCGGCGGCATCCATCGCCTCGAGGTCGAGCGTGCTCCGCAGGGACGTGGTGCGCAGCCGGTCGAGGGGGTCGTAGCCGGTGGTCGCGTCGGCGAGCCGGTAGGAGTAGCGGCGCCACACGGCCGAGAAGCGGGCGTCGAACCCCTCCGGTGCCCGTGCGGTCCGGCGCACGGTCACGTCGGGGTACAGACCCAAGACGCCCCGCATCCTGCCTGCGAGAGCGGCCACGGCGTCCGTCTCGTCGTCGTCACGGCGACGCCGCGGCAAGCGCGCGATCTGATCCTCGTCGAGGTCGAGATGAGCGACCTGTCCCGACGCGTGCACACCGGCGTCGGTGCGACCGGCGACCACCAGTCGCGGCGTCCCTCCGACGATGCGCGCGAGCGCCGCCTCCAGCTCCCCCTGCACCGTCCGCAGTCCCGGTTGACGGGCCCAACCTCGGAAGTGGGTGCCGTCGTAGGCGATGTCGAGGCGGATACGCACCCCACCAGCCTACGAGCGCGTCGCCGCCCGGGAACGACGATGCCCCCATCCGGAACCGGATGGGGGCATCGTGCGCGGTGAGCAGGGCTCAGGCCTTGGCGTCGTCCGTGACGGCGTCCTCGGCAGCCGCCTCGGCGGCGGCGCCCTCCTCGGGCGACTCGGCGCCGGCGTCGGCGGCCTCGTCGGGGGTGTTCTCCTCGGCGGGGGCCTCGTCGGCGACGGGCTCCTCGGCGGCCGGGGCGGCCGCGGCGGCGGGAGCCGCAGCGGACGCGCTCGACGCCTTCTTGGCGACGGGCT
The DNA window shown above is from Microbacterium proteolyticum and carries:
- a CDS encoding endonuclease/exonuclease/phosphatase family protein, whose translation is MKVISYNLNKHRAAGELTALVEKHEVDVLCLQECDTSDIPDQVGGLRLAEATQRNRLGLAVYYRENTFRAEEVRALSLKKSLHDYVLKPAEERMLGVRLRDIDTGRDVIVASFHAAPLTALNSLRRHQIRTALTELQNLGPGLPALMVGDYNYPVFKENLGQKVRDQGYELTLSDARTYTRYRFFRGHYDFATSVGFDIAHIKTLPQGLSDHLPILVTAEVTALRVSGLR
- the truA gene encoding tRNA pseudouridine(38-40) synthase TruA, with product MRIRLDIAYDGTHFRGWARQPGLRTVQGELEAALARIVGGTPRLVVAGRTDAGVHASGQVAHLDLDEDQIARLPRRRRDDDETDAVAALAGRMRGVLGLYPDVTVRRTARAPEGFDARFSAVWRRYSYRLADATTGYDPLDRLRTTSLRSTLDLEAMDAAASRLIGLHDFAAYCKAREEATTIRTLLEYDWRRGEDGVLVANVRADAFCHSMVRALVGACVAVGEGRIAIDDVVAIRDARLRIPETKVLAARGLVLAEVGYPADDLLAARAQQTRNRRDADDPAS